A window of the Oncorhynchus kisutch isolate 150728-3 linkage group LG12, Okis_V2, whole genome shotgun sequence genome harbors these coding sequences:
- the nup43 gene encoding nucleoporin Nup43: MMEGINAKYVSQKISKTRWRPVSSSSLQQPDIFATGSWDNEDNKISIWSIGENGISGVDDEFEGDPQLVCEHKHNGDVLDLQFLDQDRIVTASSTGAVIIFRHHHNSQTLSVSQLWERAHHYPCDNAPCTGIVCNSPEIVTVGEDGRIILFRADQEGVLRTIENADSSTIHDVTFLRTTEILTVNSIGQLKIWDFRQQGNEPSQILSLTGDRVPLHCVDRHPNQQHIVATGGQDGMLCIWDVRQGNMPFSLMEAHSAEMWEVHFHPSNPDHLFSCSEDGSLLHWETSSNSDTPSFLQGGRNTSIVSRSAIAPAGGNQSLISSWLTGDSCKGRLETTHMLPSQTLSVNSLDVLGQCLVCGTDGEAIYVNRRVPI, encoded by the exons ATGATGGAGGGTATCAATGCAAAGTACGTGTCACAGAAAATCAGTAAAACGAGATGGAGACCGGTCTCATCTTCGTCTTTACAGCAACCAGACATCTTTGCTACTGGGTCTTGGGATAACGAG gacaacaaaatttCCATTTGGTCCATCGGGGAGAATGGGATCTCCGGTGTGGACGATGAATTTGAGGGAGACCCCCAATTAGTATGTGAACacaaacataatggggatgtttTGGATCTTCAA TTTCTGGATCAAGACAGAATAGTAACAGCATCATCGACTGGAGCAGTGATCATCTTTCGGCATCACCACAACAGCCAG ACATTGTCTGTTTCTCAATTGTGGGAAAGAGCACATCATTATCCCTGCGACAACGCTCCATGCACTGGAATTGTGTGTAACAGCCCTGAGATTGTCACGGTCGGGGAAGATGGAAGGATCATCCTCTTCAGAGCGGACCAGGAAGGAGTGCTGCGCACTATAG AAAATGCTGATAGTAGCACAATCCATGATGTGACTTTCCTAAGGACTACGGAGATCCTTACTGTCAATTCAATTGGCCAGCTCAAAATATGGGACTTCAGGCAGCAGGGCAATGAACCATCGCAGATTCTTTCACT AACTGGGGACAGAGTCCCACTGCATTGTGTGGATAGGCACCCCAACCAACAACACATTGTGGCCACAGGGGGGCAGGATGGCATGCTCTGTATCTGGGATGTGAGACAAGGCAACATGCCCTTTTCACTTATGGAGGCACACTCTGCTGAAA TGTGGGAGGTCCATTTTCATCCATCAAACCCAGACCACCTGTTCTCATGCTCAGAAGATGGATCACTGTTGCATTGGGAGACTTCCTCAAATTCAGACACACCATCCTTCTTACAAG GTGGACGGAACACGAGCATAGTTTCGCGCAGTGCAATAGCCCCAGCAGGTGGGAACCAGTCCCTCATCAGTTCCTGGCTCACTGGAGACTCATGTAAGGGACGCCTTGAGACCACTCACATGCTGCCCAGCCAGACCCTGTCTGTGAACAGTCTGGATGTGCTGGGACAATGCTTGGTGTGTGGAACGGACGGAGAGGCTATTTATGTCAACAGACGGGTCCCAATTTAG